In bacterium, a genomic segment contains:
- a CDS encoding proton-conducting transporter membrane subunit, whose translation MVLLLLILIPLAAALATLLAGKATRTFEAIAAVAALGEAALVAVITAQVGREGRCGFDSLLAVDALGTIVLLTVAVVGVAAAFYSMGYLREEVRKQIIGLRRVKQYFVLFHLFLMAMFFAVSTVNPIMMWIAIEATTLSTAFLISFYSKSSSMEAAWKYLIINSIGLLLGFFGTLLFMTATRDLPADLLVNWQVLLANASRLDPLVAKIAFIFALIGYGTKAGLVPMHTWLPDAYSKAPSPISALSSGALMNVAVLAILRFKMVTDKAIDPHFSQNLMIFFGVVSVVVAAFIMFPQRNYKRLFAYSSIEHVGILALGFGFGGLGAFAALLHMIYHSLSKSILFYSAGNVLIKFGSTKIANIKGLLPALPLTGLILILGFLSITGTPPFGMFLTEVYILTAGMAAHPAVVVTVIAMLALVFIGFLRHIVAMTFSKSAEPLPAGEANLMTTLPPVILLSTLIIIGVVVPEPLKALLESAASFIR comes from the coding sequence ATGGTCCTGCTGCTTCTGATTTTGATTCCCCTGGCCGCTGCGCTGGCCACTTTGCTGGCCGGAAAAGCCACGCGCACGTTTGAAGCGATTGCCGCCGTGGCGGCGCTGGGCGAGGCGGCGTTGGTGGCCGTCATTACCGCGCAGGTGGGAAGGGAAGGCCGCTGCGGGTTTGATTCGCTGCTGGCGGTGGATGCCCTCGGCACCATTGTTTTGTTGACCGTTGCAGTGGTCGGCGTGGCCGCAGCGTTCTATTCGATGGGCTATTTGCGCGAGGAAGTGCGCAAGCAGATTATCGGTTTGCGGCGGGTGAAACAGTATTTTGTGCTGTTCCATCTGTTTCTGATGGCCATGTTCTTTGCCGTGTCCACTGTGAATCCGATTATGATGTGGATCGCCATCGAAGCGACCACCTTGTCCACCGCGTTTCTCATTAGCTTCTACAGCAAGTCCAGTTCGATGGAAGCGGCGTGGAAATATCTGATCATCAATTCTATCGGCCTGTTGCTCGGCTTCTTCGGCACGTTGCTGTTTATGACCGCCACACGCGATTTGCCTGCCGACCTGCTGGTTAACTGGCAGGTATTGCTCGCCAATGCCTCGCGGCTGGATCCGCTGGTCGCCAAGATTGCCTTTATCTTCGCGCTGATCGGATACGGCACCAAGGCGGGCCTGGTACCGATGCATACCTGGCTGCCCGACGCGTACAGCAAGGCGCCGTCTCCCATCAGCGCGCTCTCCTCGGGAGCGCTGATGAATGTGGCCGTGCTGGCGATTCTGCGCTTCAAGATGGTGACCGACAAGGCGATTGATCCGCACTTCTCGCAGAATTTGATGATTTTTTTCGGCGTGGTCTCGGTGGTGGTGGCGGCGTTCATCATGTTCCCGCAGCGCAACTACAAGCGGCTGTTCGCCTATTCCAGTATCGAGCACGTCGGCATCCTGGCGCTGGGTTTCGGCTTCGGCGGCCTCGGCGCGTTTGCCGCTTTGCTGCACATGATCTACCACTCCCTGTCCAAATCGATCCTGTTCTATTCGGCGGGTAATGTGCTGATCAAGTTCGGCTCCACCAAAATCGCCAACATCAAGGGTCTTCTGCCCGCGCTGCCGTTGACGGGATTGATTCTGATTCTTGGCTTTCTCTCCATTACCGGTACGCCGCCTTTCGGAATGTTCCTGACCGAAGTCTACATTCTGACGGCGGGCATGGCCGCACATCCCGCCGTGGTGGTCACGGTCATTGCCATGCTGGCGCTGGTGTTCATCGGCTTCCTGCGGCACATCGTGGCCATGACCTTCAGCAAATCCGCCGAGCCGCTGCCCGCCGGAGAAGCCAACCTGATGACGACGCTGCCGCCGGTGATTCTGCTGTCCACGCTGATTATTATCGGCGTTGTGGTGCCGGAGCCGCTGAAGGCTCTGCTGGAGTCGGCGGCATCTTTTATCCGGTGA
- a CDS encoding NADH-quinone oxidoreductase subunit H: MPASLIWVLHIILIPALSPFYVGLTRKIKARLQNRTGASCFQPYRDLQKLFAKDEVISEDASWLFRAAPYLIFAVTLIVGASIPLLSTALTNPLTGDFLVVVYLLALGTFFLALAGMDTGSGFGGFGSSREMLVAALSEAGLVLSLLTLALISHSTNLTTIAATITALPFPAFAPILLAFVGFAIALLAETCRYPFDNPATHLELTMIHEAMLIEYSGKRLALMEWASANKYLLFIALGANLFFPWGIAHTLEAGPLLLGLFSLLLKAAVFSTAIAVIESSIAKYRIMRLPDLLFTSFIVSIIALGLTL, from the coding sequence ATGCCCGCAAGTCTCATCTGGGTTCTTCATATTATCCTCATTCCCGCGCTCTCGCCCTTTTATGTGGGCCTGACGCGCAAGATCAAGGCGCGGCTGCAGAACCGCACCGGCGCGTCCTGCTTTCAGCCGTACCGCGATCTGCAGAAGCTGTTTGCCAAGGACGAGGTGATCAGTGAGGATGCCTCCTGGCTGTTCCGCGCCGCGCCGTACCTGATTTTCGCGGTGACGCTGATTGTCGGCGCGAGCATTCCGCTGCTCTCGACCGCGCTCACCAACCCGCTCACCGGCGATTTTCTGGTGGTGGTTTACCTGCTGGCCCTGGGAACGTTCTTTCTGGCGCTGGCGGGTATGGATACGGGAAGCGGTTTCGGCGGTTTCGGATCCAGCCGCGAAATGCTGGTGGCCGCGCTCTCGGAAGCCGGATTGGTGCTCTCGCTGCTCACGCTGGCGCTCATCAGCCACTCGACCAATTTGACCACCATCGCCGCGACGATTACGGCGCTGCCTTTCCCGGCCTTCGCACCGATTCTGCTCGCCTTTGTGGGCTTTGCCATTGCGCTGCTTGCCGAAACCTGCCGCTATCCCTTCGATAATCCGGCGACGCATCTGGAATTGACGATGATCCACGAAGCGATGCTCATCGAATATTCCGGCAAGCGGCTGGCGCTGATGGAATGGGCTTCGGCCAACAAGTATTTGCTGTTCATTGCGCTGGGAGCCAATCTTTTTTTCCCGTGGGGCATTGCCCACACTCTCGAGGCCGGTCCGCTGTTGCTCGGGCTGTTTTCGCTGCTGCTCAAGGCCGCCGTATTCAGTACGGCAATTGCCGTCATCGAATCGAGCATCGCCAAGTACCGCATCATGCGGCTGCCGGACCTGCTGTTCACTTCCTTCATCGTGAGCATCATCGCTCTCGGATTGACGCTGTAG
- a CDS encoding NADH-quinone oxidoreductase subunit K, protein MEHILPQILLMLATVVFAPAVFLHLTHKNSSAVALYILQSAAIACLLVLATFEQFSPLLALAILSTIAVKLVIAPYFFFRLIRHHQLRFSVSTYLNAPLTLAVIAMLVALVQTDFFKPLVRLAPSGQTPLLITSIATILISMFLMINRKGALSQMLGILSLENGIVAFALFAGLEQNPALQLGITFNILIWIVIASLFAAMIFRQHGSLDVTTMKELHD, encoded by the coding sequence ATGGAACATATTCTTCCGCAAATTCTGCTGATGCTGGCGACCGTAGTGTTTGCCCCGGCGGTGTTTCTGCATCTGACGCACAAAAATTCCTCCGCCGTCGCGCTCTACATCCTGCAATCCGCCGCCATTGCCTGCCTGCTGGTGCTGGCGACGTTTGAGCAGTTCTCGCCGCTTCTGGCACTGGCGATTCTTTCCACCATTGCCGTCAAGCTGGTGATCGCGCCGTATTTCTTCTTCCGGCTCATCCGCCATCATCAGCTCCGGTTTTCGGTCAGCACCTATCTGAATGCGCCGCTCACGCTGGCGGTGATTGCCATGCTCGTTGCGCTGGTGCAGACCGATTTTTTCAAGCCGCTGGTCAGACTGGCCCCCTCCGGGCAGACGCCGCTGCTGATTACCTCCATTGCCACGATTCTGATTTCGATGTTCCTGATGATTAACCGCAAGGGCGCATTGTCGCAGATGCTGGGCATCCTGTCGCTGGAGAACGGCATCGTGGCCTTTGCGCTGTTTGCCGGGCTGGAGCAGAACCCCGCCCTGCAGCTCGGCATCACGTTCAATATTCTGATCTGGATTGTGATTGCTTCGCTGTTTGCCGCGATGATCTTCCGCCAGCACGGCTCGCTGGACGTCACCACCATGAAGGAACTGCACGATTAA